One stretch of Leadbetterella byssophila DSM 17132 DNA includes these proteins:
- the argH gene encoding argininosuccinate lyase — translation MKLWQKDGAKPTNQLIESFTVGRDRELDVLLAPFDLLGSMAHSIMLEKVGLLSYEELQSILNECRKIFKEEITTGQFSIEDGIEDVHSQIEFMLTERIGDTGKKIHSGRSRNDQVLVDLKMFFRDKVEQITQQVNQLFITLQARSEEHKEDLLPGYTHLQIAMPSSFGLWFGAYAESLVDDLTALQGVYKMINKNPLGSGAGYGSSFPLDRKLTTELLGFDDLNYNVVYAQMTRGKMEFALAQAISLFAGTLSRLAMDVCLYNSQNFGFLTLPQEMTTGSSIMPHKKNPDVAEILRGKTNRLKGLATEINFVQSNLPSGYHREFQIIKEIILPALDEFSECLKVADFMVKNLQVKKDILQDPKFDLLFSVENVNKLVVEGTPFRDAYRKVGNEIESGNFTPERELAHTLLGSIGQPATEEIKNAMKKVLEGFKFERTHQAFEKLLDATSFSR, via the coding sequence TTGAAACTCTGGCAAAAAGACGGGGCTAAGCCCACTAACCAACTCATTGAGTCCTTTACCGTAGGCAGGGACAGAGAATTAGATGTATTATTAGCTCCATTTGATCTCTTAGGATCAATGGCGCATTCCATAATGCTTGAAAAGGTAGGCCTTCTTTCCTATGAAGAGCTTCAGAGCATATTAAATGAATGTAGAAAGATCTTTAAAGAAGAAATCACCACCGGTCAGTTTAGTATAGAAGATGGAATAGAAGATGTCCACTCCCAAATTGAATTCATGCTGACAGAAAGAATAGGTGACACCGGAAAGAAAATCCATAGTGGAAGATCTAGGAACGACCAGGTTCTTGTGGACTTGAAAATGTTCTTTAGAGACAAGGTAGAGCAGATCACCCAACAGGTCAACCAACTTTTCATCACCTTACAAGCCAGAAGTGAAGAACACAAGGAAGACCTCTTACCGGGATATACCCATTTGCAAATCGCCATGCCATCCTCTTTTGGACTTTGGTTTGGGGCATATGCCGAAAGCTTGGTAGATGACCTTACTGCTCTGCAAGGTGTGTATAAAATGATCAATAAGAACCCTCTGGGCTCAGGGGCTGGCTATGGTTCAAGCTTCCCTTTAGATAGAAAGTTAACTACGGAACTCCTGGGATTTGATGATCTAAACTATAATGTGGTTTACGCCCAAATGACCAGGGGAAAAATGGAGTTTGCCTTAGCACAAGCTATCTCATTATTTGCCGGAACTCTTTCCAGACTGGCTATGGACGTATGTCTGTATAACAGCCAAAACTTTGGCTTCCTGACTTTACCTCAAGAAATGACTACCGGTTCTAGTATCATGCCTCACAAAAAGAATCCTGATGTAGCTGAAATTTTAAGAGGAAAAACCAATAGACTTAAGGGACTAGCTACAGAGATCAATTTTGTACAATCTAATTTACCTAGTGGTTACCATAGAGAATTTCAGATCATCAAAGAGATTATCTTACCGGCCCTTGATGAGTTCTCAGAATGCCTTAAGGTAGCGGACTTTATGGTAAAGAACCTACAAGTTAAAAAGGACATATTACAAGACCCAAAATTTGATTTACTCTTCAGCGTGGAGAATGTAAATAAACTGGTAGTAGAGGGCACTCCATTCCGTGACGCTTATAGAAAGGTAGGTAATGAGATTGAAAGCGGCAACTTCACTCCGGAACGTGAATTGGCACATACTCTATTAGGATCTATAGGTCAGCCGGCTACAGAGGAAATAAAAAATGCTATGAAAAAAGTACTGGAAGGTTTTAAATTTGAAAGGACTCACCAAGCTTTTGAAAAGCTATTAGATGCTACTTCTTTCTCTCGATAG
- a CDS encoding nitrilase-related carbon-nitrogen hydrolase, whose translation MEKTDVEEKIGPDPKGNRRCRLQNEVHLKKDLNISFVQEDLIWEDPKANQDLFSDYLKEAKSDLFILPEMFSTGFTRDFTETAPHSSLLWLKEQALGHQTALYGSIAWQEDDRAYNRGIWMNPQGDYKVYDKKHLFSYGNEQLTFSAGTNILQTEYVGWKFRPLICYDLRFPVWSRNTAPFYDVLIYIASWPEARRDAWKTLLKARAIENQAYVIGVNRIGKDGYNLSYSGDSCVIDFKGNVLLDAQSEKGRFNTSLSHEELQAFRSKYPFLQDGDKFKL comes from the coding sequence ATTGAAAAAACAGATGTTGAAGAAAAAATTGGGCCAGATCCAAAAGGGAATCGTAGATGTCGATTACAAAATGAAGTTCATCTGAAAAAGGACTTAAACATATCATTTGTTCAAGAAGATCTGATCTGGGAAGATCCAAAAGCAAATCAGGACTTATTTTCTGACTACCTTAAGGAAGCCAAATCAGATCTTTTTATCCTTCCGGAGATGTTCTCTACCGGATTCACCCGCGACTTTACAGAGACCGCACCTCACAGCTCTCTCCTATGGCTCAAAGAACAAGCCCTAGGGCATCAAACAGCACTTTATGGGAGTATTGCTTGGCAAGAAGATGATCGAGCCTACAATAGAGGAATTTGGATGAATCCTCAAGGGGATTATAAGGTATACGATAAAAAACATTTATTCTCTTACGGAAACGAGCAACTCACTTTTAGCGCCGGGACAAATATCCTTCAAACGGAGTATGTAGGTTGGAAATTCCGACCACTTATCTGCTACGACTTAAGATTTCCCGTATGGAGCAGGAATACGGCACCTTTCTATGATGTCTTGATTTATATAGCCTCCTGGCCTGAAGCTAGAAGAGATGCATGGAAGACTTTGCTTAAAGCCAGAGCCATAGAGAACCAAGCTTACGTTATTGGAGTCAATCGCATAGGTAAAGATGGATATAACCTATCTTACTCGGGAGATTCTTGCGTCATAGATTTTAAAGGCAATGTTCTTTTGGATGCTCAATCTGAAAAAGGCAGATTTAATACCTCCCTCTCTCATGAGGAACTACAAGCCTTTAGAAGCAAATACCCCTTTCTCCAAGACGGAGACAAATTCAAGCTATAA
- a CDS encoding HU family DNA-binding protein — MTKAEVISIISEKTGVDKAATSATIEAFFETVKEQLSGGEAIYVRGFGSFVNKKRAEKKARNISKKTTVTVPAHYIPSFKPSKEFVEEVKKNVTIQ, encoded by the coding sequence GTGACGAAAGCAGAGGTAATTTCAATTATTTCGGAAAAGACGGGAGTTGACAAAGCTGCCACTTCAGCTACTATTGAGGCGTTTTTCGAAACAGTAAAAGAACAATTATCAGGTGGTGAGGCAATTTATGTAAGAGGATTTGGTAGTTTCGTAAACAAGAAGAGAGCAGAGAAAAAAGCACGAAACATATCTAAAAAAACTACAGTTACTGTACCAGCTCATTATATTCCAAGTTTTAAACCTTCTAAGGAATTCGTAGAAGAAGTTAAAAAGAACGTAACCATTCAATGA
- the mutY gene encoding A/G-specific adenine glycosylase, whose product MVQNRIISWYLQNKRSLPWRNTENPYFIWISEIILQQTRVAQGLPYFERFVAQYPTIFDLAAAPEDEVLRLWQGLGYYSRGRNLHQTAKYIVEHHKGVFPNSYQEIISLKGVGPYTAAAIASFAFKERIPAIDGNVLRVISRILRIESPIDSPVTQKEIRNIAEEWISTVEPDTFNQAMMEFGAIQCTPKAPLCETCPVQVYCLSYPDKAYLNLPFKAKKTKIQERELYYKIYRKGNQYLLKQRKNSDIWKSLYDFPEGKPETYLKEYPTATHLLSHRKLQIHFYACEPSEQADEGTWFTLDEIEELPKPKVIDDFIRKKLI is encoded by the coding sequence ATGGTTCAAAATAGAATAATATCATGGTATCTTCAAAACAAGCGAAGTTTACCATGGCGAAACACGGAAAATCCATATTTTATTTGGATTTCAGAGATTATCCTTCAGCAGACAAGAGTAGCTCAAGGCCTACCCTATTTTGAAAGATTTGTGGCTCAATACCCTACCATTTTCGACCTTGCTGCAGCCCCTGAGGATGAAGTTCTCCGGCTCTGGCAAGGGCTAGGCTATTATTCCAGAGGAAGAAACCTTCATCAAACCGCCAAATACATTGTCGAGCACCATAAAGGTGTTTTCCCAAATTCCTACCAGGAAATCATCAGTCTGAAAGGCGTAGGTCCGTACACCGCGGCAGCCATTGCCTCTTTTGCATTCAAAGAAAGGATACCCGCCATTGATGGGAATGTACTTAGAGTGATTAGTCGGATACTGAGAATAGAAAGCCCTATTGACTCCCCAGTTACACAGAAGGAGATCAGAAACATAGCAGAAGAATGGATCTCCACCGTAGAACCGGATACTTTCAACCAGGCCATGATGGAGTTTGGCGCCATACAATGTACCCCCAAAGCGCCACTATGCGAAACTTGCCCTGTTCAAGTGTATTGCCTTTCTTACCCTGACAAAGCCTATCTCAATCTTCCTTTCAAAGCCAAAAAGACGAAGATCCAAGAAAGAGAGTTGTATTATAAAATATACCGAAAGGGGAACCAGTATCTACTGAAACAAAGGAAAAACTCTGACATCTGGAAAAGCCTCTACGATTTCCCGGAGGGGAAGCCGGAAACTTATCTTAAGGAATATCCCACCGCAACCCATCTATTATCTCACAGAAAACTTCAAATCCATTTCTATGCCTGCGAACCTTCCGAGCAGGCAGATGAAGGAACATGGTTCACATTAGATGAAATAGAAGAACTGCCCAAACCTAAGGTTATTGATGATTTCATTCGGAAGAAACTAATTTGA
- a CDS encoding OmpA family protein encodes MRLCWVLLFLAFNVWGQSAQKWIQKGDEYRQKLAFADAVDAYQKALKREQSLSEGEKVQLKIGLGEAYYQLRRYELAFQSWEPVKEKAPVSLHKKYAQVLAALGRYEEAAKIWGKVQGGQLQERVLLNPDPLVRNADSYQIEYLGINSNNPEFSPTYYKDGLVFVSARKSARMVKRIFSWDKTDFLDLFFVSERALKKKDMAVLGTGGDNLMQAGARPLGKDYYTPQTSNDTPTIGHAIGELEEYKEFSSIPSTPFSKRLNSKYHEGPSIFYDTKMIFTRTGKSGKLQLYSASKKGKDWQVHGALSFVSELYSFGHPAISKDAKVLFFISDMPGGFGGTDIYYSVINNGKFSRPVNAGSKVNTSGDELFPFMDEGGNLYFSSNGHAGLGGLDLFVLDWDFQKMEARDLVRNLGAPLNSSFDDFGIIANRDRTEGYFSSNRKRGGNDDDIYRFARLGQVYGFRDLVVQIKDRSGLLKDVLVQCGYYMQNTGVEGQVSLCLQADSDFDITIKKEGYLTKVVPYTNKGKSEYIPDTLHILMDKVPLPGKITQHWDAGKFIDFAVWVTDDQNRPLSDVKVILRSGSEVQIQISDQDGKVIFKRDPERNYELESEKSGYSKIVENIRSEVRKERKTPQKIHRSTMYKIGDVIRLENIYYDNESYKLGAQAKQSLRKIGELLQKSPELAIEVSSHTDTRGSAQANMILSERRAEEVKKFLVQYISGHRISAVGKGESQPVNACGDGVQCTDAEHARNRRTEIRILKLVSSE; translated from the coding sequence ATGAGACTGTGCTGGGTCTTACTTTTTCTCGCTTTTAACGTATGGGGGCAGTCGGCTCAGAAATGGATTCAGAAGGGGGATGAGTATCGGCAGAAGTTGGCTTTTGCTGATGCTGTGGATGCCTATCAGAAAGCATTAAAGAGAGAGCAGTCTTTAAGTGAAGGAGAAAAGGTACAGCTAAAGATAGGATTAGGAGAAGCCTATTATCAGTTGCGAAGATATGAATTAGCATTTCAATCCTGGGAGCCAGTGAAGGAGAAGGCTCCTGTCTCCTTGCACAAAAAATATGCTCAGGTTCTGGCGGCATTGGGCAGATATGAGGAAGCAGCTAAAATTTGGGGTAAAGTACAGGGAGGCCAACTACAAGAGAGGGTCCTCTTAAATCCTGATCCATTAGTCCGGAACGCAGATAGTTATCAAATAGAATACTTAGGTATCAATTCCAATAATCCAGAGTTTAGTCCTACTTACTATAAAGACGGATTGGTTTTTGTTTCGGCTAGGAAGTCGGCACGGATGGTGAAACGGATTTTTAGTTGGGACAAGACAGACTTCCTGGATCTCTTTTTTGTATCTGAAAGAGCCTTAAAGAAGAAAGATATGGCTGTTCTAGGTACGGGTGGTGATAATTTGATGCAGGCGGGTGCACGCCCATTAGGTAAAGATTATTATACTCCTCAAACCTCAAATGATACACCAACTATTGGGCATGCAATTGGAGAATTAGAAGAATATAAAGAATTCTCTTCGATTCCATCTACACCTTTTTCAAAGAGATTGAACAGTAAATATCATGAAGGTCCCAGTATTTTTTATGATACTAAAATGATTTTTACCCGTACCGGAAAGTCAGGAAAGCTTCAGTTGTATTCTGCTAGCAAGAAGGGCAAGGATTGGCAAGTACATGGTGCATTGTCATTTGTATCTGAGCTGTATTCTTTTGGTCACCCTGCTATCAGTAAGGATGCAAAAGTTCTGTTCTTTATTTCTGATATGCCTGGAGGGTTTGGGGGGACAGATATCTATTATTCTGTTATTAATAATGGCAAATTTAGCCGACCCGTAAATGCAGGGAGTAAAGTAAATACATCGGGAGATGAGTTATTTCCTTTTATGGATGAAGGTGGGAATCTATATTTTTCTTCGAATGGGCATGCCGGCTTAGGGGGCTTGGATCTGTTTGTGCTGGATTGGGATTTTCAGAAAATGGAAGCCAGGGACTTAGTCAGGAACTTGGGGGCTCCGTTGAATTCTTCATTTGATGATTTTGGAATAATTGCCAATAGAGATAGGACTGAAGGATATTTTAGTAGTAATAGGAAACGCGGAGGGAATGATGATGATATCTATCGATTTGCGCGACTGGGTCAAGTTTACGGATTTAGGGATTTAGTAGTCCAAATAAAGGATAGGAGCGGTTTGTTGAAGGATGTTTTGGTCCAATGTGGTTATTATATGCAGAACACAGGAGTGGAGGGACAAGTAAGTTTATGTCTTCAAGCGGATAGTGATTTTGACATTACTATAAAAAAGGAAGGGTACCTGACCAAAGTAGTTCCTTACACGAATAAAGGTAAATCAGAGTATATTCCAGACACCTTACATATACTAATGGATAAGGTGCCCTTGCCGGGGAAAATTACGCAGCATTGGGATGCAGGGAAATTTATAGACTTTGCTGTTTGGGTTACAGATGATCAAAACAGGCCTTTGTCTGATGTCAAGGTAATTTTGCGAAGCGGTTCAGAAGTTCAGATTCAAATTTCCGACCAAGACGGTAAGGTGATCTTCAAAAGAGATCCGGAAAGGAATTATGAATTGGAATCTGAAAAGTCCGGTTATTCAAAGATTGTGGAGAACATAAGAAGCGAAGTAAGGAAGGAGAGAAAAACTCCTCAGAAGATTCATAGAAGTACCATGTATAAGATAGGAGATGTTATACGCTTAGAGAATATTTATTACGATAACGAATCCTATAAATTGGGTGCCCAAGCAAAACAGTCATTAAGAAAAATAGGTGAACTACTTCAGAAAAGTCCCGAATTAGCGATAGAAGTGAGCTCACATACGGACACCCGAGGTAGTGCGCAGGCAAACATGATTCTTTCAGAAAGGAGGGCGGAAGAGGTAAAAAAGTTTTTGGTACAGTATATCAGTGGACATAGAATCTCTGCAGTGGGAAAAGGTGAAAGTCAACCCGTCAATGCATGTGGGGATGGTGTACAGTGTACGGATGCGGAACATGCTCGCAATAGGCGGACAGAAATTAGGATACTCAAATTAGTTTCTTCCGAATGA
- a CDS encoding Rne/Rng family ribonuclease — protein MSNELYISATSKGDRIALVRNKRLIEYHVDETEHHFAVGDIYFGSVKKVVSGNNAAFIDIGHEKDAFLHYHDLSPNILSLIKFTKDIIAKRPVSPRLKGFKLEAQIEKQGKISDVLSKNMPILAQVVKEPISSKGPRLSCDISIAGRYIVLVPFSNSINISKKITSKQERQRLHKLMSSVKPENFGVIVRTVAENMDVEDLQRDLEHCLEKWELGVKALRTAMPRDRVISEMDRAASILRDMLNDDFDSIVVDTKESYDKIKNLLHAIAPQKEKILKLHQGKAKIFEHYGIEKQLKSLFGRTVTLPGGGYLVIEHTEALHVIDVNSGNKASSEPNQEATALNVNKEAAIEIARQLRLRDMGGIVVIDFIDMKKAENKKEVHDVLREEMKGDRSKYTILPISKFGLSQITRQRVRPEISVDTRETCPTCGGTGSIQASISVTDQIENHLEHLLLKQNEAKVSIMVHPFVYAYYKEGFISRQMKWFFKYKKWINLIKDSTLGLMEYHFLDKDGEEFELHS, from the coding sequence TTGAGTAACGAGTTATACATATCCGCCACCTCCAAAGGAGATAGAATAGCTTTAGTCCGTAATAAGCGGCTAATTGAATATCATGTAGACGAGACAGAGCACCACTTTGCTGTCGGTGATATTTATTTTGGTTCAGTAAAGAAGGTAGTATCAGGTAACAATGCTGCATTTATCGATATAGGTCATGAGAAAGATGCCTTCTTGCATTATCATGATCTGAGTCCTAATATCCTTTCTCTTATCAAGTTTACGAAGGATATTATTGCCAAACGTCCGGTTAGTCCTCGTCTGAAGGGGTTCAAGCTTGAAGCTCAGATAGAAAAGCAGGGCAAGATTAGTGACGTTTTGAGCAAGAATATGCCCATTTTGGCTCAAGTAGTTAAGGAGCCTATTTCCTCTAAAGGGCCTCGTTTATCCTGTGATATTTCTATTGCCGGTAGATATATCGTTTTGGTTCCTTTCAGTAATTCCATTAACATTTCAAAGAAGATTACCAGCAAGCAAGAGCGTCAGCGCTTGCATAAGTTGATGTCTTCCGTAAAGCCTGAAAACTTTGGGGTGATAGTACGTACCGTAGCTGAGAATATGGACGTGGAAGACCTTCAAAGAGATTTAGAGCATTGTCTTGAGAAATGGGAGTTAGGAGTGAAGGCTTTACGTACCGCTATGCCTAGGGATAGGGTCATTTCCGAAATGGATAGAGCGGCCTCTATTCTCAGGGATATGCTAAATGATGATTTTGATTCTATTGTAGTGGATACTAAAGAATCCTATGATAAAATCAAAAATCTTCTACATGCTATAGCCCCACAGAAAGAGAAGATCTTGAAATTACATCAAGGAAAAGCCAAGATCTTTGAGCATTACGGTATTGAAAAGCAATTAAAATCTCTATTTGGTAGGACTGTAACCCTTCCAGGCGGAGGTTATTTGGTGATTGAGCATACCGAAGCTTTGCACGTTATTGACGTGAACAGTGGAAATAAAGCTAGCTCAGAACCTAATCAAGAAGCAACGGCCTTAAATGTGAACAAAGAGGCTGCTATTGAGATTGCACGTCAATTAAGACTTCGGGATATGGGTGGAATCGTAGTGATAGATTTCATCGATATGAAGAAGGCTGAAAACAAGAAAGAGGTACACGATGTTCTCCGGGAAGAAATGAAAGGAGATCGTTCGAAATACACTATTCTTCCCATTTCGAAATTTGGCTTGTCCCAGATTACCCGTCAAAGGGTAAGACCTGAAATAAGTGTGGATACCCGTGAAACTTGCCCTACATGTGGGGGTACCGGTAGTATACAAGCCAGCATATCTGTCACAGATCAAATTGAAAATCACCTAGAACATCTTCTGCTTAAGCAAAATGAAGCTAAGGTGAGTATAATGGTTCATCCATTTGTGTATGCCTATTATAAAGAAGGATTCATCTCAAGACAGATGAAATGGTTCTTCAAATACAAGAAATGGATTAATTTGATCAAGGATTCTACCCTTGGATTAATGGAATATCACTTCTTGGATAAGGATGGTGAGGAGTTCGAGCTTCATTCGTAA
- a CDS encoding tetratricopeptide repeat protein yields the protein MMNSGLSPKTHFLIVTGIAVLGFVFLVSRPKTVVKDEEAKAVTSTAEEAPVHMSNPAADRLAKEIRDRHATDANPLNAYRALAEMFFQESVFDSSAYYFEQIAIANPGVSNWLRAGDAYLQAYSLALNPAKIEDLAAKTRDAYSQALKFDPASLHAKTNSALTYVNSATPMRAISILREVLDQQPNYLPAVLALGKLSMQSGQFDKAVDRFKEVLKIDKDNIEGKMGLAYSYIELGKTNDAKVLLQEILDADIDPIVKDEVRKTLNNLK from the coding sequence ATGATGAATAGCGGCCTTAGTCCAAAAACCCATTTTCTTATTGTTACCGGTATTGCTGTTTTAGGATTTGTTTTCTTAGTTAGCAGACCTAAAACCGTAGTAAAGGACGAGGAGGCTAAGGCCGTTACTTCTACAGCTGAAGAGGCGCCTGTACATATGTCGAATCCTGCCGCAGATCGTCTGGCGAAAGAGATTCGTGATAGGCATGCCACTGATGCTAATCCTTTAAATGCATATCGGGCATTAGCTGAAATGTTTTTCCAGGAATCTGTTTTTGATAGTTCAGCGTATTATTTTGAGCAGATAGCTATAGCTAATCCTGGGGTGTCTAATTGGTTGAGAGCCGGAGACGCTTATTTACAGGCATATTCATTGGCTTTAAATCCTGCAAAGATTGAGGATTTGGCGGCTAAGACAAGGGATGCTTACAGTCAAGCTTTGAAATTTGATCCTGCAAGTTTACATGCAAAGACAAATTCAGCATTGACGTATGTAAATTCCGCTACTCCTATGCGAGCCATTTCCATCTTACGTGAGGTTTTGGATCAGCAACCTAACTATCTTCCTGCGGTTTTGGCTTTAGGAAAGTTATCTATGCAGTCCGGTCAGTTTGATAAGGCGGTAGATCGCTTTAAAGAGGTGCTGAAGATAGATAAGGATAATATAGAAGGGAAAATGGGTTTGGCGTACAGTTACATAGAACTGGGTAAAACAAATGATGCGAAGGTACTCCTTCAAGAGATATTGGACGCTGACATTGATCCGATTGTGAAAGATGAAGTAAGAAAAACTTTGAATAATTTAAAATAA
- a CDS encoding RHS repeat domain-containing protein — MYKLTLLFLLFTFLSSTAQEIIQADPLIKEEGVRKKIQWSCNEKGEECWPQIIYEYDENGCLIKKETFDKGNLVEANRYEYNTHFFANNVYTQVGNGKEYLQVKYTYDSKNRLVLFQACYPNGNCEPFEKYTYRADGKLLSRTRYKDGKYFYEYKHKYDAQGRNIEILILSKDSDSGEREVKKYDAQGRHVQSKWIDYRGEEIDNAEYTYDEAGRLLKNQWIGGLSTQKLYQYDELGNNTKYTSIDYNAQIDDERTMTYQGKLIQSRVQTDGKKIINYWKFTYE; from the coding sequence ATGTATAAACTTACCTTATTATTCCTTCTCTTTACTTTTCTTTCATCCACCGCTCAGGAAATCATTCAAGCAGATCCTTTAATAAAAGAAGAGGGGGTTCGAAAAAAGATTCAATGGTCATGCAATGAAAAAGGGGAGGAATGCTGGCCACAAATCATTTATGAATACGACGAAAATGGCTGTTTAATCAAAAAGGAAACCTTTGATAAGGGGAACCTTGTGGAAGCAAATAGATACGAATACAATACCCATTTTTTTGCTAACAATGTTTATACGCAAGTAGGCAACGGGAAAGAATACCTTCAGGTAAAATATACGTATGACAGTAAGAATAGATTGGTTTTATTCCAGGCTTGCTATCCTAATGGCAACTGTGAACCCTTTGAAAAATACACTTACAGAGCGGATGGAAAACTACTTTCCAGGACCCGATATAAAGACGGCAAGTACTTTTACGAATACAAACACAAATACGATGCTCAGGGTCGAAATATTGAAATCTTGATCCTTTCTAAAGATTCTGATTCCGGAGAAAGAGAAGTCAAAAAATACGACGCTCAGGGAAGACATGTGCAGTCCAAATGGATCGATTACAGGGGAGAAGAAATCGACAATGCGGAATACACCTATGACGAGGCTGGAAGATTGCTCAAAAACCAATGGATAGGCGGTCTAAGCACCCAAAAACTCTATCAATATGATGAACTGGGGAATAATACGAAATATACCAGCATTGATTATAATGCACAAATAGATGATGAACGTACCATGACTTATCAGGGCAAGTTGATCCAATCGCGCGTACAAACAGATGGGAAGAAGATCATCAACTATTGGAAATTCACTTACGAATGA
- the def gene encoding peptide deformylase, protein MIYPIIGYGATVLRKKCQDIVKGELDVKQISQNMFETMYAASGIGLAGPQVNLPYRIFVVDGEIINNSAETEEEIDPDLVGFKKTFINAQILEETGEPWPYEEGCLSIPGIRADVYRKPVITIRYFDTDWVEHTESFKGMAARIIQHEYDHIEGVLFTDYLAPLKKQMLKKKLGQIQKGIVDVDYKMKFI, encoded by the coding sequence ATGATATATCCCATTATTGGATACGGAGCTACAGTGCTTCGTAAAAAATGTCAGGACATAGTGAAGGGAGAGTTAGATGTAAAACAAATCTCTCAGAACATGTTTGAGACCATGTATGCGGCTTCCGGCATTGGATTAGCAGGACCGCAAGTGAATCTGCCCTATAGAATCTTCGTAGTAGACGGAGAAATCATCAACAATAGCGCAGAGACGGAAGAGGAGATTGACCCTGATTTAGTGGGATTCAAGAAAACGTTTATCAATGCACAAATCCTGGAAGAAACAGGAGAACCCTGGCCTTACGAAGAGGGTTGCCTAAGTATACCGGGTATCAGAGCTGATGTGTACAGAAAACCGGTGATCACTATCCGTTATTTTGATACCGACTGGGTAGAGCACACAGAATCCTTTAAAGGTATGGCTGCTCGAATTATCCAACACGAATATGATCATATTGAAGGGGTACTTTTCACGGATTATTTGGCACCATTGAAAAAACAGATGTTGAAGAAAAAATTGGGCCAGATCCAAAAGGGAATCGTAGATGTCGATTACAAAATGAAGTTCATCTGA
- the gmd gene encoding GDP-mannose 4,6-dehydratase: protein MKKALITGITGQDGAYLAEFLLQKGYEVHGIKRRASLFNTDRIDHLYKDQHENNVNFVLHYGDLSDSTNIIRIIQEVQPDEIYNLGAMSHVKVSFDEPEYTAQVDGIGTLRILEAVRLLGLTDKTRIYQASTSELYGLVQEVPQSENTPFYPRSPYAVAKLYGYWITVNYREAYNMYACNGILFNHESPLRGETFVTRKITRAVAQIALGQEDCLYLGNLDAQRDWGHAKDYVEAMWLILQQEKAEDFVIATGITTPVREFVKMAFGQVGISLEFKGEGANEEGFVKSCSNPQYQLEIGKKVLAVDPVYYRPTEVDLLIGDPTKAKTKLNWTPKYSLQALVEEMVESDVEYFKNRSVFNKAGIKIGK, encoded by the coding sequence GTGAAAAAAGCATTAATTACCGGTATCACGGGGCAGGACGGCGCATATCTCGCTGAATTTCTACTCCAAAAGGGATATGAAGTACACGGCATAAAAAGGAGAGCCTCTCTCTTTAATACGGACAGAATAGACCATCTATATAAAGATCAACATGAAAATAATGTAAACTTTGTCTTACATTATGGAGACCTAAGTGATTCCACTAACATCATCCGAATCATCCAAGAGGTGCAGCCGGATGAGATCTATAACTTAGGTGCTATGTCTCATGTTAAAGTAAGCTTTGACGAACCTGAATATACAGCTCAGGTGGACGGGATAGGTACTTTGAGGATTTTAGAAGCCGTTCGACTTCTAGGATTGACAGATAAAACCAGAATCTATCAGGCCTCTACCTCTGAGCTTTACGGCTTAGTACAAGAAGTACCTCAATCAGAAAATACACCGTTCTATCCTCGTTCCCCATATGCGGTAGCTAAATTATATGGCTACTGGATCACGGTGAACTATAGAGAAGCGTACAATATGTATGCCTGCAACGGTATTCTTTTTAACCACGAATCACCACTTAGAGGTGAGACCTTTGTTACCCGAAAAATCACAAGAGCTGTTGCTCAAATAGCCCTAGGACAAGAAGATTGTTTGTATTTGGGCAATCTGGATGCACAGCGCGACTGGGGTCATGCCAAAGACTACGTAGAAGCCATGTGGTTAATCTTACAACAAGAGAAAGCTGAAGATTTTGTAATCGCCACAGGTATTACTACTCCGGTTAGAGAATTCGTTAAAATGGCATTTGGTCAAGTAGGTATTTCCCTTGAATTCAAAGGAGAAGGGGCGAACGAAGAAGGTTTCGTAAAATCTTGTTCAAACCCTCAGTACCAATTGGAGATAGGCAAAAAGGTCTTAGCAGTGGATCCAGTTTATTATAGACCTACAGAAGTGGATTTGCTGATTGGAGACCCTACCAAAGCGAAAACCAAGTTGAACTGGACACCAAAATACAGCCTGCAAGCTTTGGTTGAAGAAATGGTGGAATCAGATGTAGAATATTTTAAGAATCGCTCTGTATTTAACAAGGCCGGTATTAAAATAGGAAAGTAA